The Leptotrichia sp. OH3620_COT-345 genome has a window encoding:
- a CDS encoding type I phosphomannose isomerase catalytic subunit yields MLYPLKFKKVFIEKVWGGREFEEKLNMTLPENKKIGESWEISAHPNGMSIVENGFLAGKTLQEVYDKYKEKLVGEKVYNEYGNTFPLLIKYLDVNDRLSIQVHPDDETAMKNHNELGKSESWYIMEASNDATLIMGMKSGITKEEFLKKAENNDFEGIFEEKTVKKGDFIDIIPGTVHASLKGSVLFAEIQENSDVTYRIYDFDRIDSKGVKRELHIQQSAEVIDFNKKVEIVNTDFQKGETRKNLIRKKYYSIDKIKINDEFEDISNESMIIYSILDGTGTVYAKNFSMEVKKGESLLVPPHINVVLKGTLEILRTVIE; encoded by the coding sequence ATGTTATATCCGTTAAAATTTAAAAAAGTTTTTATAGAAAAAGTGTGGGGAGGACGCGAATTTGAAGAAAAACTGAACATGACACTCCCTGAAAACAAAAAAATAGGAGAGTCATGGGAAATTTCAGCTCATCCGAACGGAATGAGCATCGTTGAAAACGGATTTCTTGCCGGAAAAACTTTACAGGAAGTATATGACAAATACAAGGAAAAACTCGTAGGCGAAAAAGTATATAATGAATATGGAAATACATTTCCCCTACTCATCAAATATCTTGACGTAAATGACAGACTTTCTATTCAAGTGCATCCTGATGACGAAACTGCAATGAAAAACCATAACGAGCTCGGTAAAAGTGAATCATGGTATATTATGGAGGCCAGTAACGATGCAACTCTTATAATGGGCATGAAATCAGGTATTACAAAAGAAGAATTTTTAAAAAAAGCTGAAAATAATGATTTTGAAGGAATATTTGAAGAAAAAACAGTAAAAAAAGGGGATTTCATAGATATTATACCGGGAACGGTACATGCTTCACTGAAAGGAAGTGTCCTTTTCGCAGAAATACAGGAAAATTCAGATGTTACTTACAGAATTTATGACTTTGACAGAATTGACAGTAAAGGTGTAAAAAGAGAGCTGCACATACAACAATCGGCAGAAGTAATAGATTTTAATAAAAAAGTGGAAATTGTAAATACTGATTTTCAAAAAGGGGAAACAAGAAAAAATCTCATAAGAAAAAAATATTATTCCATTGATAAAATAAAAATTAATGATGAATTTGAAGATATAAGTAATGAAAGTATGATAATCTATTCTATATTGGACGGAACAGGAACAGTTTATGCCAAAAATTTTTCAATGGAAGTAAAAAAAGGGGAATCTTTACTGGTACCTCCTCATATAAATGTAGTGTTAAAAGGAACTCTTGAAATATTGAGAACCGTTATTGAATAA
- a CDS encoding adenylate kinase, with amino-acid sequence MNIILFGAPGAGKGTQAKELTKKYGIPQISTGDILREAIANQTPLGLEAKKLMDGGNLVSDDIVNGLVGTRLKKADCEKGFILDGFPRTVAQSESLDKILENLNKKIEKVIALDVSDDEIIERITGRRVSKKTGKIYHIKYNPPIDEKEEDLEQRADDNRETVMKRLEVYNKQTAPVLDYYKKQGKVFNVDGGKSLEEITKNIIEILEK; translated from the coding sequence ATGAATATAATATTATTTGGAGCTCCTGGAGCAGGTAAAGGAACTCAGGCAAAGGAACTAACTAAAAAATACGGGATACCTCAAATTTCCACAGGAGATATTTTAAGGGAAGCAATAGCGAATCAGACACCGTTAGGCTTGGAAGCAAAAAAACTCATGGACGGAGGAAATTTGGTATCTGATGATATAGTAAACGGTCTTGTGGGGACAAGGTTAAAAAAGGCTGATTGTGAAAAAGGATTTATCCTTGACGGATTTCCGAGAACAGTAGCTCAGTCTGAAAGTCTGGATAAAATACTTGAAAATCTTAATAAAAAAATAGAAAAAGTAATCGCTCTTGATGTTAGTGATGATGAAATCATAGAAAGAATTACGGGAAGAAGAGTTTCTAAAAAAACAGGGAAGATTTATCATATAAAATATAATCCTCCTATTGATGAAAAAGAAGAAGACTTGGAACAGAGAGCAGATGATAATAGGGAAACTGTTATGAAAAGGCTTGAAGTGTATAATAAACAGACTGCCCCTGTACTTGACTATTATAAAAAGCAAGGTAAAGTGTTTAATGTGGATGGAGGGAAAAGTCTTGAGGAAATTACAAAGAATATAATTGAAATACTTGAAAAGTAA